A genome region from Alkalispirochaeta americana includes the following:
- a CDS encoding ABC transporter ATP-binding protein — MICLQQVAKTFHPGTVNQVNALRPITLDVAEGDFITLIGGNGAGKTTLFNLIAGSFLPSQGTIRINDRNVTNEPEYRRARYIGRIFQDPLLGTAGSMTLEDNMMICYRKGMRGFRISLNRERRSFFRDQLVNLRMGLEDRMKDNVRLLSGGQRQALTLLMMVLSRPDLILLDEHTAALDPRNADLVLELTRRYIEDYGLTAMMITHNMQQAITCGNRLLMMDQGEIILDLRGDEKRNLTVEGLVERFHQIRHRDLESDRARLS; from the coding sequence TTCATCCGGGTACGGTCAATCAGGTGAATGCCTTGCGTCCCATTACGCTCGATGTGGCCGAAGGGGACTTTATCACCCTTATCGGAGGAAACGGAGCGGGAAAAACCACGCTTTTCAATCTGATCGCCGGATCCTTCCTGCCGAGTCAGGGGACAATTCGTATCAATGATCGGAATGTAACCAACGAACCGGAGTACCGCAGAGCTCGTTATATCGGCAGGATCTTCCAGGACCCCCTTCTGGGGACAGCCGGTTCCATGACCCTCGAGGACAACATGATGATCTGTTACCGCAAAGGGATGCGGGGGTTCCGGATAAGTTTGAACCGGGAGCGGCGATCATTCTTCCGGGATCAACTTGTGAACCTCCGGATGGGGCTGGAAGACCGGATGAAGGATAATGTACGGCTTCTCTCGGGGGGGCAACGCCAGGCTCTGACGCTCCTCATGATGGTTCTCTCCCGTCCGGATTTAATTCTCCTGGATGAGCATACGGCCGCCCTGGACCCGCGAAACGCCGATCTGGTGCTGGAGTTGACCCGCCGATATATCGAGGACTACGGCCTTACGGCGATGATGATAACGCATAATATGCAGCAGGCGATTACCTGCGGTAACCGGTTGCTCATGATGGATCAGGGTGAGATTATCCTGGATCTCCGGGGAGACGAGAAACGGAATCTTACTGTGGAGGGTCTTGTTGAACGGTTTCATCAAATCCGGCATCGGGATCTGGAGAGCGACAGAGCCCGCCTCTCCTAG
- a CDS encoding branched-chain amino acid ABC transporter substrate-binding protein: MKIKFGVLGGVVLALMLSACGQKGADEIRIGVPGAHSGDLASYGLPTVNAAELVAEQVNQAGGLLGKQIRLFVEDDQCQPEVATNIAAKLVGDGVVGVLGHICSGATRTALGIYTGEGIVVVSPSATSPPLTQSGEFPTFFRTIAPDDAQGALQAEFVAEKLGARSVAILHDGGDYGRGLADFARESLTENYPDVKIALYEGITVGAVDYSAIINRVGASNVDVLIYGGYHPEASRLVSQMRSQGMDLPFISGDGIQDETFIDVAGANAEGVYATGPRDTSGNPVAQAARRAHQEKYGEEPGPFFMNAYSGMLALVNAIEVAGSTDSAAIQEALRTSPVQTPVGEITFDERGDAIGIGFAIYQVQNGVYVELQ; this comes from the coding sequence ATGAAAATTAAATTTGGCGTCCTGGGGGGCGTAGTTCTGGCACTGATGCTGAGCGCCTGTGGACAGAAGGGGGCCGATGAAATACGAATCGGTGTTCCCGGAGCTCACAGCGGTGATCTTGCGTCGTACGGTCTTCCCACGGTAAACGCTGCAGAACTTGTGGCAGAGCAGGTAAACCAGGCCGGAGGCCTTTTGGGAAAGCAGATCAGGCTCTTTGTCGAAGATGATCAGTGTCAGCCCGAGGTCGCCACAAACATAGCTGCCAAACTGGTGGGTGACGGTGTCGTTGGCGTTCTGGGGCACATCTGCTCCGGCGCAACCCGGACGGCCCTGGGAATCTATACGGGCGAAGGAATCGTCGTCGTTTCTCCTTCGGCGACCAGCCCGCCTCTGACGCAGAGCGGGGAGTTTCCCACCTTTTTCCGCACCATTGCTCCCGACGATGCCCAAGGAGCGCTTCAGGCAGAGTTTGTGGCTGAAAAACTGGGGGCACGATCGGTGGCGATCCTTCACGACGGTGGCGACTATGGCCGCGGACTTGCTGATTTTGCCCGGGAATCTCTGACAGAGAACTACCCCGACGTGAAAATCGCTCTCTACGAGGGAATAACTGTCGGTGCTGTGGACTACTCGGCAATTATCAATCGCGTGGGAGCTTCCAACGTGGACGTCCTGATCTACGGTGGGTATCATCCCGAGGCATCCCGTCTGGTTTCGCAGATGCGCTCCCAGGGTATGGACTTGCCCTTTATCTCCGGTGACGGAATCCAGGATGAAACCTTCATCGATGTGGCAGGTGCCAACGCCGAGGGTGTCTATGCTACCGGCCCTCGCGATACCAGCGGAAATCCCGTTGCCCAGGCTGCCCGGCGCGCCCATCAGGAGAAGTACGGTGAAGAACCGGGCCCCTTCTTCATGAACGCCTATTCCGGCATGCTGGCGCTGGTGAATGCAATCGAGGTGGCGGGATCCACCGATTCTGCGGCGATCCAGGAAGCTCTGCGCACGAGCCCTGTCCAGACTCCCGTCGGGGAAATCACCTTCGACGAGCGAGGTGACGCGATCGGAATCGGTTTTGCCATCTACCAGGTGCAAAACGGCGTATACGTAGAGCTGCAGTAA